In Apium graveolens cultivar Ventura chromosome 10, ASM990537v1, whole genome shotgun sequence, the following are encoded in one genomic region:
- the LOC141690358 gene encoding ABC transporter G family member 22-like isoform X3 gives MGPSGSGKTSLLSLLGGRAKDPAPGGSITYNDQPYSKNLKSRIGFVTQDDVLFPHLTVRETLTYAALLRLPKTLSKQEKEQRAADVIYELGLERCQDTMIGGSFVRGISGGERKRVCIGNEIIINPSLLFLDEPTSGLDSTTALRIVQVLHDIAEDGKTVITTIHQPSSRLFHKFDKLLLLSKGSMLYFGSASESMEYFSSIGCSPLIAMNPAEFLLDLANGNLNDVSVPSELEDRVQILGNSERETKNGKPSPAVVHEYLVESYETRVAENEKKRLLVPIPVAEEIKSKVHSAKREWGASWRKQFSILFWRGLKERRHDYFSWLRVTQVIMTAVILGLLWWQSGGHNATDLHDQAGLLFFVAVFWGFFPVFTAIFMFPQERAMLNKERAADMYRLSAYFLARITSDLPLDLLLPSLFLLVVYFMAGLKNSVEAFFLTMLTVFLCIVAAQGLGIAIGATLMDLKKATTLGSVTVMTFMLAGGYFVKNVPVFISWLRYLSFNYHTYRLLLKVQYEDVTQTIDNVKIDSGITEVCALSAMIFGYRLLAYIALRGMKLH, from the exons ATGGGACCTTCAGGAAGTGGGAAAACTTCACTTCTGAGCTTGCTAGGAGGCAGGGCGAAGGACCCTGCACCAGGTGGTTCAATCACTTACAACGACCAACCATATTCAAAAAACCTGAAGAGCAG GATAGGGTTTGTTACACAAGACGATGTACTGTTTCCTCATCTTACAGTGAGAGAGACATTAACATATGCAGCTCTTCTACGACTGCCAAAAACATTATCTAAACAGGAAAAGGAGCAACGAGCCGCAGATGTAATTTACGAACTTGGATTAGAGAG GTGTCAAGACACCATGATAGGTGGTTCTTTTGTTCGAGGAATTTCAGGTGGAGAGAGGAAGCGTGTTTGCATAGGCAACGAAATAATCATTAACCCTTCCCTTCTGTTTCTGGATGAACCCACTTCGGGGTTGGATTCCACAACAGCTTTGAGGATAGTTCAAGTGTTACATGATATAGCTGAG GATGGCAAAACAGTGATTACTACCATTCACCAGCCATCCAGCAGACTCTTTCACAAGTTTGACAAGTTGCTCCTCCTTAGCAAAGGAAGCATGCTTTACTTTGGGAGCGCATCAGAATCTATGGAATATTTTTCATCCATAGGATGCTCTCCTCTGATTGCCATGAACCCTGCTGAGTTTCTACTGGACCTTGCAAATGGAAATCTAAATGATGTTTCCGTCCCATCCGAATTGGAGGACAGAGTACAGATATTAGGGAATTCAGAAAGAGAAACAAAGAATGGAAAGCCATCTCCAGCCGTCGTGCATGAG TATCTCGTGGAATCATATGAGACCCGAGTGGctgaaaatgaaaagaaaagactTCTGGTCCCTATACCGGTTGCAGAAGAAATAAAGTCAAAAGTACATTCTGCAAAGCGAGAATGGGGAGCAAGCTGGAGAAAGCAGTTCTCCATTTTATTCTGGAGAGGACTAAAAGAAAGGCGGCATGACTACTTTAGCTGGTTAAGAGTTACACAAGTTATCATGACAGCAGTAATATTGGGGTTACTTTGGTGGCAATCAGGTGGACATAATGCAACAGATTTGCATGACCAG GCAGGGTTGCTATTCTTCGTTGCTGTGTTTTGGGGATTTTTCCCGGTATTTACAGCAATATTCATGTTTCCTCAAGAAAGAGCTATGTTAAACAAGGAACGAGCAGCAGACATGTACAGACTAAGTGCATATTTTCTGGCTAGAATCACGAGCGACCTTCCGCTTGACCTTTTACTGCCATCTCTATTCCTTTTGGTTGTCTATTTCATGGCAGGCTTAAAAAACAGTGTTGAAGCATTTTTCCTAACCATGCTTACAGTTTTCCTCTGTATTGTTGCAGCACAG GGGCTTGGAATAGCTATTGGGGCTACGTTAATGGATCTGAAGAAGGCTACTACTCTGGGGTCAGTAACAGTGATGACCTTCATGTTGGCTGGTGGCTACTTTGTGAAG AATGTCCCAGTATTCATATCATGGCTCCGGTATCTCTCGTTCAATTATCACACTTACAGACTCCTCTTGAAGGTGCAGTATGAAGACGTGACTCAGACAATTGATAATGTAAAAATAGATAGTGGCATAACAGAAGTATGTGCCTTGTCAGCTATGATTTTTGGATACCGCCTGTTAGCATACATAGCACTGCGAGGTATGAAGCTACACTAA
- the LOC141690358 gene encoding ABC transporter G family member 22-like isoform X1 produces MTEMDKLSSATGLLRTKSDQLVETISAAMAAMKSPASSEGGPENGGTLSRKSSRGVLIGASPGRGSSSNRHNSHIRKTRSAQMKFDLDDLGSGAALSRASSASLGLSFSFTGFTVPADEIADSRPFSDDDDIPEDLEAGTRKKRIQTEPTLPLYLKFTEVTYKVILKGVTYTEERNILHGITGSVNPGEVLALMGPSGSGKTSLLSLLGGRAKDPAPGGSITYNDQPYSKNLKSRIGFVTQDDVLFPHLTVRETLTYAALLRLPKTLSKQEKEQRAADVIYELGLERCQDTMIGGSFVRGISGGERKRVCIGNEIIINPSLLFLDEPTSGLDSTTALRIVQVLHDIAEDGKTVITTIHQPSSRLFHKFDKLLLLSKGSMLYFGSASESMEYFSSIGCSPLIAMNPAEFLLDLANGNLNDVSVPSELEDRVQILGNSERETKNGKPSPAVVHEYLVESYETRVAENEKKRLLVPIPVAEEIKSKVHSAKREWGASWRKQFSILFWRGLKERRHDYFSWLRVTQVIMTAVILGLLWWQSGGHNATDLHDQAGLLFFVAVFWGFFPVFTAIFMFPQERAMLNKERAADMYRLSAYFLARITSDLPLDLLLPSLFLLVVYFMAGLKNSVEAFFLTMLTVFLCIVAAQGLGIAIGATLMDLKKATTLGSVTVMTFMLAGGYFVKNVPVFISWLRYLSFNYHTYRLLLKVQYEDVTQTIDNVKIDSGITEVCALSAMIFGYRLLAYIALRGMKLH; encoded by the exons ATGAC AGAAATGGATAAACTAAGTTCAGCAACTGGATTACTGAGAACAAAATCAGATCAACTCGTTGAGACGATATCAGCAGCAATGGCAGCCATGAAGTCCCCAGCGTCAAGTGAGGGAGGGCCAGAGAATGGTGGTACCTTGTCAAGAAAGTCGAGCAGAGGAGTACTAATAGGTGCATCACCTGGGCGTGGCAGCAGTAGCAACAGGCACAATTCACACATTAGAAAAACAAGGAGTGCACAGATGAAATTTGATCTTGATGACTTGGGCAGCGGTGCTGCTCTTAGCAGAGCTTCTAGTGCTAGCTTGGGATTGTCTTTCTCTTTCACAGGCTTTACCGTGCCTGCTGATGAAATTGCTGATTCCAGGCCTTTTAGTGACGACGACGATATTC CGGAAGATCTTGAAGCAGGCACTCGCAAGAAGAGGATTCAAACGGAGCCAACCTTGCCACTTTACCTCAAG TTTACTGAGGTGACATACAAAGTGATTCTCAAAGGGGTGACTTATACAGAAGAGAGGAATATATTACATGGAATAACTGGTTCAGTGAATCCAGGAGAGGTCCTGGCACTCATGGGACCTTCAGGAAGTGGGAAAACTTCACTTCTGAGCTTGCTAGGAGGCAGGGCGAAGGACCCTGCACCAGGTGGTTCAATCACTTACAACGACCAACCATATTCAAAAAACCTGAAGAGCAG GATAGGGTTTGTTACACAAGACGATGTACTGTTTCCTCATCTTACAGTGAGAGAGACATTAACATATGCAGCTCTTCTACGACTGCCAAAAACATTATCTAAACAGGAAAAGGAGCAACGAGCCGCAGATGTAATTTACGAACTTGGATTAGAGAG GTGTCAAGACACCATGATAGGTGGTTCTTTTGTTCGAGGAATTTCAGGTGGAGAGAGGAAGCGTGTTTGCATAGGCAACGAAATAATCATTAACCCTTCCCTTCTGTTTCTGGATGAACCCACTTCGGGGTTGGATTCCACAACAGCTTTGAGGATAGTTCAAGTGTTACATGATATAGCTGAG GATGGCAAAACAGTGATTACTACCATTCACCAGCCATCCAGCAGACTCTTTCACAAGTTTGACAAGTTGCTCCTCCTTAGCAAAGGAAGCATGCTTTACTTTGGGAGCGCATCAGAATCTATGGAATATTTTTCATCCATAGGATGCTCTCCTCTGATTGCCATGAACCCTGCTGAGTTTCTACTGGACCTTGCAAATGGAAATCTAAATGATGTTTCCGTCCCATCCGAATTGGAGGACAGAGTACAGATATTAGGGAATTCAGAAAGAGAAACAAAGAATGGAAAGCCATCTCCAGCCGTCGTGCATGAG TATCTCGTGGAATCATATGAGACCCGAGTGGctgaaaatgaaaagaaaagactTCTGGTCCCTATACCGGTTGCAGAAGAAATAAAGTCAAAAGTACATTCTGCAAAGCGAGAATGGGGAGCAAGCTGGAGAAAGCAGTTCTCCATTTTATTCTGGAGAGGACTAAAAGAAAGGCGGCATGACTACTTTAGCTGGTTAAGAGTTACACAAGTTATCATGACAGCAGTAATATTGGGGTTACTTTGGTGGCAATCAGGTGGACATAATGCAACAGATTTGCATGACCAG GCAGGGTTGCTATTCTTCGTTGCTGTGTTTTGGGGATTTTTCCCGGTATTTACAGCAATATTCATGTTTCCTCAAGAAAGAGCTATGTTAAACAAGGAACGAGCAGCAGACATGTACAGACTAAGTGCATATTTTCTGGCTAGAATCACGAGCGACCTTCCGCTTGACCTTTTACTGCCATCTCTATTCCTTTTGGTTGTCTATTTCATGGCAGGCTTAAAAAACAGTGTTGAAGCATTTTTCCTAACCATGCTTACAGTTTTCCTCTGTATTGTTGCAGCACAG GGGCTTGGAATAGCTATTGGGGCTACGTTAATGGATCTGAAGAAGGCTACTACTCTGGGGTCAGTAACAGTGATGACCTTCATGTTGGCTGGTGGCTACTTTGTGAAG AATGTCCCAGTATTCATATCATGGCTCCGGTATCTCTCGTTCAATTATCACACTTACAGACTCCTCTTGAAGGTGCAGTATGAAGACGTGACTCAGACAATTGATAATGTAAAAATAGATAGTGGCATAACAGAAGTATGTGCCTTGTCAGCTATGATTTTTGGATACCGCCTGTTAGCATACATAGCACTGCGAGGTATGAAGCTACACTAA
- the LOC141690358 gene encoding ABC transporter G family member 22-like isoform X2 gives MDKLSSATGLLRTKSDQLVETISAAMAAMKSPASSEGGPENGGTLSRKSSRGVLIGASPGRGSSSNRHNSHIRKTRSAQMKFDLDDLGSGAALSRASSASLGLSFSFTGFTVPADEIADSRPFSDDDDIPEDLEAGTRKKRIQTEPTLPLYLKFTEVTYKVILKGVTYTEERNILHGITGSVNPGEVLALMGPSGSGKTSLLSLLGGRAKDPAPGGSITYNDQPYSKNLKSRIGFVTQDDVLFPHLTVRETLTYAALLRLPKTLSKQEKEQRAADVIYELGLERCQDTMIGGSFVRGISGGERKRVCIGNEIIINPSLLFLDEPTSGLDSTTALRIVQVLHDIAEDGKTVITTIHQPSSRLFHKFDKLLLLSKGSMLYFGSASESMEYFSSIGCSPLIAMNPAEFLLDLANGNLNDVSVPSELEDRVQILGNSERETKNGKPSPAVVHEYLVESYETRVAENEKKRLLVPIPVAEEIKSKVHSAKREWGASWRKQFSILFWRGLKERRHDYFSWLRVTQVIMTAVILGLLWWQSGGHNATDLHDQAGLLFFVAVFWGFFPVFTAIFMFPQERAMLNKERAADMYRLSAYFLARITSDLPLDLLLPSLFLLVVYFMAGLKNSVEAFFLTMLTVFLCIVAAQGLGIAIGATLMDLKKATTLGSVTVMTFMLAGGYFVKNVPVFISWLRYLSFNYHTYRLLLKVQYEDVTQTIDNVKIDSGITEVCALSAMIFGYRLLAYIALRGMKLH, from the exons ATGGATAAACTAAGTTCAGCAACTGGATTACTGAGAACAAAATCAGATCAACTCGTTGAGACGATATCAGCAGCAATGGCAGCCATGAAGTCCCCAGCGTCAAGTGAGGGAGGGCCAGAGAATGGTGGTACCTTGTCAAGAAAGTCGAGCAGAGGAGTACTAATAGGTGCATCACCTGGGCGTGGCAGCAGTAGCAACAGGCACAATTCACACATTAGAAAAACAAGGAGTGCACAGATGAAATTTGATCTTGATGACTTGGGCAGCGGTGCTGCTCTTAGCAGAGCTTCTAGTGCTAGCTTGGGATTGTCTTTCTCTTTCACAGGCTTTACCGTGCCTGCTGATGAAATTGCTGATTCCAGGCCTTTTAGTGACGACGACGATATTC CGGAAGATCTTGAAGCAGGCACTCGCAAGAAGAGGATTCAAACGGAGCCAACCTTGCCACTTTACCTCAAG TTTACTGAGGTGACATACAAAGTGATTCTCAAAGGGGTGACTTATACAGAAGAGAGGAATATATTACATGGAATAACTGGTTCAGTGAATCCAGGAGAGGTCCTGGCACTCATGGGACCTTCAGGAAGTGGGAAAACTTCACTTCTGAGCTTGCTAGGAGGCAGGGCGAAGGACCCTGCACCAGGTGGTTCAATCACTTACAACGACCAACCATATTCAAAAAACCTGAAGAGCAG GATAGGGTTTGTTACACAAGACGATGTACTGTTTCCTCATCTTACAGTGAGAGAGACATTAACATATGCAGCTCTTCTACGACTGCCAAAAACATTATCTAAACAGGAAAAGGAGCAACGAGCCGCAGATGTAATTTACGAACTTGGATTAGAGAG GTGTCAAGACACCATGATAGGTGGTTCTTTTGTTCGAGGAATTTCAGGTGGAGAGAGGAAGCGTGTTTGCATAGGCAACGAAATAATCATTAACCCTTCCCTTCTGTTTCTGGATGAACCCACTTCGGGGTTGGATTCCACAACAGCTTTGAGGATAGTTCAAGTGTTACATGATATAGCTGAG GATGGCAAAACAGTGATTACTACCATTCACCAGCCATCCAGCAGACTCTTTCACAAGTTTGACAAGTTGCTCCTCCTTAGCAAAGGAAGCATGCTTTACTTTGGGAGCGCATCAGAATCTATGGAATATTTTTCATCCATAGGATGCTCTCCTCTGATTGCCATGAACCCTGCTGAGTTTCTACTGGACCTTGCAAATGGAAATCTAAATGATGTTTCCGTCCCATCCGAATTGGAGGACAGAGTACAGATATTAGGGAATTCAGAAAGAGAAACAAAGAATGGAAAGCCATCTCCAGCCGTCGTGCATGAG TATCTCGTGGAATCATATGAGACCCGAGTGGctgaaaatgaaaagaaaagactTCTGGTCCCTATACCGGTTGCAGAAGAAATAAAGTCAAAAGTACATTCTGCAAAGCGAGAATGGGGAGCAAGCTGGAGAAAGCAGTTCTCCATTTTATTCTGGAGAGGACTAAAAGAAAGGCGGCATGACTACTTTAGCTGGTTAAGAGTTACACAAGTTATCATGACAGCAGTAATATTGGGGTTACTTTGGTGGCAATCAGGTGGACATAATGCAACAGATTTGCATGACCAG GCAGGGTTGCTATTCTTCGTTGCTGTGTTTTGGGGATTTTTCCCGGTATTTACAGCAATATTCATGTTTCCTCAAGAAAGAGCTATGTTAAACAAGGAACGAGCAGCAGACATGTACAGACTAAGTGCATATTTTCTGGCTAGAATCACGAGCGACCTTCCGCTTGACCTTTTACTGCCATCTCTATTCCTTTTGGTTGTCTATTTCATGGCAGGCTTAAAAAACAGTGTTGAAGCATTTTTCCTAACCATGCTTACAGTTTTCCTCTGTATTGTTGCAGCACAG GGGCTTGGAATAGCTATTGGGGCTACGTTAATGGATCTGAAGAAGGCTACTACTCTGGGGTCAGTAACAGTGATGACCTTCATGTTGGCTGGTGGCTACTTTGTGAAG AATGTCCCAGTATTCATATCATGGCTCCGGTATCTCTCGTTCAATTATCACACTTACAGACTCCTCTTGAAGGTGCAGTATGAAGACGTGACTCAGACAATTGATAATGTAAAAATAGATAGTGGCATAACAGAAGTATGTGCCTTGTCAGCTATGATTTTTGGATACCGCCTGTTAGCATACATAGCACTGCGAGGTATGAAGCTACACTAA